From Corvus cornix cornix isolate S_Up_H32 chromosome 17, ASM73873v5, whole genome shotgun sequence, the proteins below share one genomic window:
- the NDOR1 gene encoding NADPH-dependent diflavin oxidoreductase 1 isoform X5, translated as MMAERRLLVLFGSQTGTAQDTAERIGREAKRRHLRCRVEALDSCDVANLIHEPLVVFVCATTGQGDPPDNMKMFWRFLFRKNLPAGSLCQLDYAVLGLGDSSYPKFNFVAKKLHKRLLQLGGNPLLPVALGDDQHDLGLYTAGQMQWLIPGLWPYGTRSLPCILSLLALRSSASTCACPPHTPCTTCLRTPHTPTVTCSSPQSPGLLPASSTPSLLAWCPTRGSRHSPTSRMSGSSSSTSRAQGSREHSPDCPKLCCVGPGVLEPALFLCCPSSLIPEAAALWSWSLLRVPIHGVGGVWSGVLPRDQLPLPVRAVGGTGHLPPLVWVQVGMAVLCLWLCLWLCPVAVLGSSHCTYRFSAGDVVMIQPQNCPEDVQQFCQLLRLEPHRHFVLEPTEPGTPLPPLLPQPCTIQYLVTHYLDISCVPRRSFFELLASFSTNELEREKLQEFSSAQGQEELFSYCNRPRRTTLEAMWDFPHTTCAIPADYLLDLIPRIRPRAFSIASSMLAHPERMQILVAVVRYKTRLSKPRRGLCSTWLASLNPEQGAACLEQQLHGEHTGLAGWAELAGEAVLKELKCFSHTVCPWCWG; from the exons ATG ATGGCAGAACGGAGACTCCTGGTGCTTTTTGGCAGCCAGACTGGGACAGCTCAGGACACGGCAGAGAGGATTGGGAGAGAAGCCAAGCGCCGGCACTTGCGGTGCCGGGTGGAGGCCCTGGACAGCTGTGACGTG GCCAACCTCATCCATGAGCCTTTGgtggtgtttgtgtgtgcaaCCACGGGCCAGGGAGACCCACCTGACAACATGAAG ATGTTCTGGCGGTTCCTGTTCCGGAAGAACCTCCCGGCcggctccctgtgccagctggaCTATGCCGTGCTGGGCCTTGGTGACTCCTCCTACCCCAA GTTTAATTTTGTTGCAAAGAAGCTGCACAAACGGCTGCTACAGCTCGGGGGCAACCCGCTACTGCCAGTGGCCTTGGGAGACGACCAGCATGACCTGGG ACTCTATACTGCAGGCCAGATGCAGTGGTTGATCCCTGGCTTGTGGCCTTATGGGACAAGATCCTTGCCTTGTATCCTCTCCCTCCTGGCCTTGAGATCATCGGCCTCGACGTGCG cctgCCCCCCACATACACCCTGCACTACCTGCCTGAGGACTCCCCACACCCCGACAGTGACCTGCTCCAGCCCACAGTCCCCCGGGCTGCTCCCTGCGAGCTCCACCCCTTCGCTGCTCGCTTGGTGTCCAACCAGAGGGTCACGGCACAGTCCCACTTCCAGGATGTCCGGCTCATCGAGTTCGACATCGCGGGCTCAGGGATCACGTGAGCATTCTCCTGACTGCCCCAAGCTCTGTTGTGTGGGACCAGGTGTCCTGGAGCCTGccctcttcctctgctgcccttcctcaCTGATCCCTGAGGCTGCAGCCTTGTGGTCATGGTCCCTGCTGCGAGTCCCCATCCATGGAGTCGGGGGCGTATGGAGTGGGGTCCTGCCCAGGGACCAGCTCCCTTTGCCTGTCAGAGCAGTGGGTGGCACTGGGCATTTGCCTCCCCTGGTGTGGGTGCAGGTTGGGATGGCCgtgctgtgcctgtggctgtgcctgtggctgTGCCCCGTGGCTGTGCTtggcagctcccactgcacCTACAGGTTCAGTGCGGGGGACGTGGTGATGATCCAGCCCCAGAACTGCCCCGAGGACGTGCAGCAGTTCTGCCAGCTCCTGCGCCTGGAGCCACACAGACACTTTGTGCTGGAGCCCACGGAGCCTG GCacacccctccctcccctcctgccacagccctgcaccaTCCAGTACCTGGTCACGCACTACCTGGACATCTCCTGCGTGCCACGGCGCTCCTTCTTCGAGCTCCTGGCCTCCTTCTCCACGAATGAGCTGGAGCGGGAGAAGCTGCAGGAGTTCAGCtcagcacagggccaggaggagctgTTCAGCTACTGCAACCGGCCCCGCAGGACCACGCTGGAG GCCATGTGGGATTTCCCTCACACCACGTGTGCCATTCCAGCCGATTACCTGCTGGACCTCATCCCTCGCATCAGACCCCGCGCCTTCTCCATCGCCTCCTCCATGCTG GCCCATCCTGAGCGGATGCAGATCCTCGTGGCCGTGGTGCGGTACAAGACACGGCTCAGCAAACCCCGCCGGGGGCTCTGCTCCACCTGGCTGGCTTCTCTCAACCCGGAGCAAG gagctgcctgtctggagcagcagctccatggggAGCACACTGGCCTGGCAGGATGGGCTGAACTCGCAGGAGAGGCAGTGCTGAAAGAGCTGAAGTGCTTTTCACACACAGTGTGCCCTTGGTGCTGGGGGTGA